One window from the genome of Choloepus didactylus isolate mChoDid1 chromosome 2, mChoDid1.pri, whole genome shotgun sequence encodes:
- the DMRTA2 gene encoding doublesex- and mab-3-related transcription factor A2 produces the protein MELRSELPSVPGAATAAATATGPPVASVAAAAAAAAAAASLPVSVAGGLLRAPPLLLRAAEKYPRTPKCARCRNHGVVSALKGHKRYCRWKDCLCAKCTLIAERQRVMAAQVALRRQQAQEENEARELQLLYGTAEGLALAAANGIIPPRPAYEVFGSMCAADGGGPGTGAPVGSGGGAAGAGGAEAKLQKFDLFPKTLLQAGRPGSPQPPPGKPLSPDGADSGPGTSSPEVRPGSGSENGDGESFSGSPLARASKEAGGSCPSSAGLGGGGDEDSPGSASPLGSESGSEADKEEAEAAPAPGLGGGPGPRQRTPLDILTRVFPGHRRGVLELVLQGCGGDVVQAIEQVLNHHRGGLVAGLGPAAPPDKAAVGTAATADDAWPGRVDAAAAAGVPGLPAPLQAGPAAPPHHRPLLAGAMAPGALGSLSSRSAFSPLQPNASHFGADAGAYPLGAPLGLSPLRLAYSAAAAHSRGLAFMAPYSTAGLVPTLGFRPPMDYAFSDLMRDRSAAAAAVHKEPTYGGGLYGPMVNGTPEKQ, from the exons ATGGAGCTGCGCTCGGAGCTGCCCAGCGTGCCCGGCGCAGCGACCGCGGCAGCAACAGCGACGGGTCCTCCCGTGGCGTCagtggcggcggcggcagcggcggcagcggcggccgCCTCGCTGCCGGTGAGCGTAGCAGGCGGCTTGCTGCGGGCGCCGCCGCTGTTACTGCGGGCCGCAGAGAAGTACCCGCGGACCCCCAAATGCGCACGCTGCCGTAACCATGGCGTGGTGTCGGCGCTCAAGGGCCACAAGCGCTACTGCCGCTGGAAGGACTGCCTGTGCGCCAAGTGCACGCTCATCGCCGAGCGCCAGCGCGTCATGGCGGCGCAGGTGGCGCTGCGCAGGCAGCAGGCGCAGGAGGAGAACGAAGCGCGCGAGCTACAGTTGCTCTACGGCACAGCTGAGGGCCTAGCGTTGGCCGCCGCCAACGGCATCATCCCACCACGACCCGCCTATGAGGTCTTTGGCTCAATGTGCGCCGCCGATGGCGGGGGTCCTGGAACTGGCGCACCCGTGGGGTCCGGAGGCGGAGCAGCAGGCGCGGGGGGCGCAG AGGCCAAGTTGCAAAAGTTTGACCTGTTCCCCAAGACACTGCTTCAGGCAGGCCGCCCCGGCAGCCCGCAGCCGCCGCCCGGGAAGCCCTTGTCACCCGACGGCGCGGACTCAGGTCCCGGGACGTCATCTCCGGAGGTGCGGCCGGGCTCGGGCTCGGAAAACGGCGACGGCGAGTCCTTTTCGGGGTCGCCCCTGGCCCGGGCCTCCAAAGAGGCAGGTGGCAGCTGCCCGAGCAGCGCTGGcctcggcggcggcggcgacgaAGACAGCCCGGGTTCCGCCAGCCCTCTGGGTTCTGAATCCGGTTCTGAGGCCGACAAAGAAGAGGCAGAGGCCGCGCCAGCGCCGGGGCTGGGCGGAGGTCCGGGTCCACGGCAGCGGACGCCGCTGGACATATTGACGCGCGTCTTCCCTGGCCACCGGCGCGGCGTCCTGGAGCTGGTGTTGCAGGGCTGCGGCGGCGACGTGGTTCAGGCCATCGAGCAGGTGCTGAACCACCACCGCGGGGGCCTGGTGGCCGGCCTGGGCCCGGCCGCGCCCCCTGATAAGGCAGCGGTTGGTACAGCCGCGACCGCGGATGATGCATGGCCCGGCCGCGTCGACGCTGCTGCCGCCGCGGGGGTACCCGGCTTGCCTGCGCCGCTGCAAGCCGGCCCCGCCGCGCCGCCGCACCACAGACCCTTGCTGGCCGGCGCCATGGCGCCCGGGGCGCTGGGCTCGCTGAGCAGCCGCTCAGCCTTCTCGCCACTGCAGCCCAACGCCAGTCACTTCGGCGCCGACGCGGGCGCCTACCCGCTGGGCGCGCCCCTCGGCCTCAGTCCACTGCGCCTGGCCTACTCGGCAGCGGCGGCACACAGCCGCGGCCTGGCCTTCATGGCGCCCTACTCCACTGCTGGCCTGGTGCCCACGCTCGGCTTCCGGCCGCCGATGGACTACGCCTTCAGCGATCTCATGCGCGATCGCTCTGCAGCGGCCGCCGCCGTACACAAGGAGCCGACTTACGGCGGTGGCCTGTATGGGCCTATGGTGAACGGCACTCCGGAGAAGCAGTAG